In a single window of the Gemmatimonadota bacterium genome:
- a CDS encoding ABC transporter ATP-binding protein: protein MIRLRGVTKRYGSFEAVRGIDLDIERGELFGLLGPNGAGKTTTMRMIAGILAPTGGTIEVGGEDILRHPMRAKAKLGFIPDRPFVYDKLTGAEFLRFTAALFGQDGAELEGRIDELLGIFDLTPWKHELTESYSHGMRQKLIIASALVHRPEVIVVDEPMIGLDPKSAKLLKTLFRRYTDLGGTVLMSTHTMEIIEGLCDRVGIISAGKLVACGTVEELRREAASDGAGMEELFLRLTGEHVDHDLDALLT, encoded by the coding sequence GTGATTCGTCTGCGCGGCGTGACCAAGCGCTACGGCAGCTTCGAGGCCGTGCGCGGCATCGATCTCGACATCGAGCGCGGCGAGCTCTTCGGCCTCCTGGGCCCGAACGGCGCGGGCAAGACGACGACGATGCGAATGATCGCGGGCATCCTGGCGCCGACCGGCGGCACCATCGAGGTGGGCGGCGAGGACATCCTCCGCCACCCGATGCGGGCCAAGGCGAAGCTCGGCTTCATCCCGGATCGACCGTTCGTCTACGACAAGTTGACCGGCGCGGAGTTCCTTCGCTTCACGGCCGCGCTCTTCGGCCAGGATGGCGCCGAGCTCGAGGGACGGATCGACGAGCTCCTGGGCATCTTCGACCTGACCCCGTGGAAGCACGAACTGACCGAGTCGTACAGCCACGGGATGCGACAGAAGCTGATCATCGCCAGCGCGCTGGTGCACCGTCCCGAGGTCATCGTGGTCGACGAGCCGATGATCGGCCTCGACCCGAAGAGCGCGAAGCTGCTGAAGACGCTCTTCCGCCGCTACACCGACCTGGGCGGCACCGTGCTCATGAGCACGCACACGATGGAGATCATCGAAGGGCTCTGCGATCGGGTCGGGATCATCTCGGCGGGCAAGCTGGTGGCGTGCGGGACGGTCGAGGAGCTTCGGCGGGAGGCCGCCTCCGACGGCGCCGGGATGGAGGAACTCTTCCTGCGGCTGACCGGCGAACATGTGGACCACGACCTTGACGCGCTCCTCACCTAA
- a CDS encoding transglutaminase domain-containing protein, translating into MTEWTAPVGTRGEVLPRDPLALDSLPAVRDFVSRALGPTPLVDRELRIGRLVAAITARVTLDTSTTAAVDAGAALATRRAQAEGMARLFVAAATAAGLEARLAIGFRPDADGFASHAWAEVRDQGSWTAVDPAFGRRHAGSSLIRLGSSGSTEPWQLLIRVLQLRITVVPDSQEVP; encoded by the coding sequence ATGACCGAATGGACCGCCCCGGTCGGCACGCGCGGCGAGGTGCTGCCGCGCGATCCGCTCGCCCTCGACTCGCTGCCGGCGGTCCGCGACTTCGTCTCCCGAGCGCTGGGCCCCACGCCGCTGGTGGATCGCGAACTGCGCATCGGTCGGCTCGTGGCGGCGATTACCGCGCGCGTCACTCTGGACACCTCGACGACCGCCGCCGTGGACGCTGGTGCCGCCCTCGCGACCCGCCGTGCGCAGGCCGAGGGGATGGCACGGCTCTTCGTGGCCGCGGCCACGGCTGCCGGACTCGAGGCCCGACTCGCGATCGGATTCCGGCCCGACGCGGACGGCTTCGCCTCGCATGCCTGGGCCGAGGTTCGCGACCAGGGCAGCTGGACCGCCGTCGATCCGGCGTTCGGGCGCCGCCACGCCGGCTCCTCGCTCATCCGCCTGGGCAGCAGCGGGTCGACGGAGCCGTGGCAGCTGCTGATCCGTGTGCTCCAGCTTCGCATCACCGTGGTTCCCGACTCCCAGGAGGTTCCGTGA
- the uvrA gene encoding excinuclease ABC subunit UvrA, whose protein sequence is MAEEFLIVRGAREHNLKNVTVRIPRNALTVITGLSGSGKSSLAFDTIYAEGQRRYVESLSAYARQFLGLMEKPDVDAIEGLSPAISIEQKTTGQNPRSTVGTVTEVYDYMRLLWARAGVPHCPNDGTPITRSSAGQIGDTILGWPEGTRIEVLGPMVRGRKGEFRDLIEDLQKQGYARVRVDGETYDLTAVPTLNRRQNHDIAVVVDRLVVRESDRSRLVDSIETALRVADGVVEIVRHSTKPTAQESRLFSERFACPTCGLSLPELEPRQFSFNSPFGACAECHGVGTSRVPNAELVLGDASISILEGVVLPWGEPTGYLRKVVLPTLARVYKFDLNSAWGDLSAAVRKVLLEGAPGKKITWVADGGRSKETEGEWEGILANVGRRWRESSSDSVRTDLEGYMVERPCIVCGGKRLKAESLAVLVGGQGIGDVVALSVDGAIAFFEGIPVGRGKAGAVDPDIAGPILKEVIERLRFLADVGLEYLTLGRSAGSLSGGEAQRIRLATQIGSRLVGVLYILDEPSIGLHQRDNERLLDTLRGLRDLGNTVLVVEHDEDTIRAADHVIDLGPRAGRFGGEVVAEGTIEEILAHPDSLTARYLRNELRIPVPAVRRPRDPARRLKITNARENNLRGLTVEIPLGCFVSITGVSGSGKSTLVTDILYQTLARHFYRAKVLPGAHDRIEGLDQLDKVIDIDQSPIGRTPRSNPATYSGLFTPIRELFTQLPEAKMRGYGPGRFSFNVKGGRCEACQGDGLVKIEMHFLPDVYVPCEVCKGRRYNRETLEVRYKGKSIADVLELTVADAMDFFSAQTRIAEKLSLLNDVGLGYLHLGQAATTLSGGEAQRVKLATELAKRDTGRTLYILDEPTTGLHFEDVRLLLEVLHRLVDKGNSVVVIEHNLDVIKTSDWVVDLGPEGGVRGGTIVATGTPEEVARVPGSHTGRFLARTLGIS, encoded by the coding sequence ATGGCTGAAGAGTTCCTGATCGTTCGCGGGGCACGAGAGCACAATCTGAAGAACGTCACGGTCCGCATTCCGCGGAACGCGCTGACGGTCATCACCGGCCTGTCGGGGTCGGGGAAGTCATCGCTGGCCTTCGACACCATCTATGCCGAGGGGCAGCGTCGCTACGTCGAATCGCTGTCGGCGTACGCGCGCCAGTTCCTCGGGCTCATGGAGAAGCCGGACGTCGACGCCATCGAAGGGCTCTCGCCGGCCATCTCGATCGAGCAGAAGACCACCGGGCAGAATCCGCGCTCGACTGTCGGCACCGTCACCGAAGTGTACGACTACATGCGGCTGCTCTGGGCGCGTGCCGGTGTGCCGCATTGTCCGAACGACGGCACCCCGATCACGCGCTCCTCGGCGGGCCAGATCGGCGACACGATTCTCGGCTGGCCCGAGGGGACGCGGATCGAAGTGCTCGGCCCCATGGTGCGTGGGCGCAAGGGCGAATTCCGCGACCTGATCGAGGACCTGCAGAAGCAGGGCTATGCGCGCGTGCGCGTCGACGGCGAGACGTACGATCTCACGGCGGTACCCACGCTCAATCGGCGGCAGAACCACGACATCGCCGTCGTCGTCGATCGGCTGGTGGTCCGCGAGAGCGATCGCTCGCGGCTGGTCGACTCGATCGAGACGGCGCTCCGCGTGGCGGATGGCGTGGTCGAAATCGTGCGACACAGCACCAAGCCGACGGCGCAGGAGTCGCGGCTCTTCAGTGAACGCTTCGCCTGCCCGACGTGCGGCCTCTCGCTGCCGGAGCTCGAGCCGCGGCAGTTCTCGTTCAATTCGCCCTTCGGCGCGTGCGCCGAGTGTCACGGCGTGGGGACCTCGCGCGTGCCGAACGCCGAACTGGTGCTCGGCGACGCCAGCATCTCGATCCTCGAGGGCGTCGTGCTCCCGTGGGGCGAACCGACCGGCTATCTCCGCAAGGTGGTGCTGCCGACGCTCGCCCGGGTCTACAAGTTCGATCTGAACAGCGCGTGGGGAGATCTCTCGGCTGCCGTCCGCAAGGTCCTGCTCGAGGGCGCGCCGGGGAAGAAGATCACCTGGGTGGCGGACGGCGGGCGCAGCAAGGAGACCGAGGGCGAGTGGGAGGGCATCCTCGCCAATGTCGGCCGCCGCTGGCGCGAGTCCTCCAGCGACTCGGTGCGGACCGACCTCGAGGGCTACATGGTGGAGCGGCCCTGCATCGTCTGCGGGGGGAAGCGACTCAAGGCGGAGTCGCTCGCCGTCCTCGTGGGTGGGCAGGGCATTGGCGACGTCGTGGCGCTTTCGGTCGACGGAGCGATCGCCTTCTTCGAAGGGATCCCCGTGGGCCGCGGCAAGGCGGGGGCCGTCGATCCCGACATCGCCGGCCCGATCCTCAAGGAAGTCATCGAGCGCCTCCGCTTCCTCGCCGACGTCGGCCTCGAGTATCTCACGCTCGGCCGTTCCGCCGGCTCCCTCTCGGGCGGCGAGGCACAGCGCATCCGGCTCGCCACGCAGATCGGCTCGCGGCTCGTCGGCGTCCTCTACATCCTCGACGAGCCGAGCATCGGGCTGCATCAGCGCGACAACGAGCGACTGCTCGACACGCTGCGCGGCCTGCGCGACCTCGGCAACACCGTGCTGGTCGTGGAGCACGACGAGGACACCATCCGCGCGGCGGACCATGTCATCGACCTCGGGCCCCGCGCCGGTCGGTTCGGCGGCGAAGTCGTGGCCGAAGGCACCATCGAGGAGATCCTCGCGCACCCCGATTCGCTCACTGCGCGCTACCTCCGCAACGAGCTTCGCATCCCGGTGCCGGCGGTGCGGCGGCCGCGTGATCCCGCGCGACGCCTGAAGATCACCAATGCCCGCGAGAACAACCTGCGCGGGCTCACCGTCGAGATCCCGCTCGGCTGCTTCGTCTCGATCACCGGCGTCTCCGGCTCCGGCAAGTCGACGCTGGTGACCGACATCCTCTACCAGACGCTGGCGCGCCACTTCTATCGCGCCAAGGTGTTGCCCGGCGCGCATGATCGCATCGAGGGGCTCGATCAACTCGACAAGGTGATCGACATCGACCAGTCGCCGATCGGGCGCACGCCGCGGTCGAACCCGGCGACGTACTCGGGGCTCTTCACGCCGATCCGCGAGCTCTTCACCCAGCTGCCCGAGGCGAAGATGCGCGGCTACGGCCCCGGGCGCTTCTCCTTCAACGTGAAGGGCGGTCGCTGCGAGGCGTGCCAGGGCGACGGCCTCGTCAAGATCGAGATGCACTTCCTGCCGGACGTCTACGTCCCCTGCGAGGTCTGCAAGGGGCGGCGGTACAATCGCGAGACGCTCGAGGTCCGCTACAAGGGGAAGAGCATCGCCGACGTCCTCGAGCTCACCGTGGCCGACGCGATGGACTTCTTCTCGGCGCAGACCCGCATCGCCGAGAAGCTCTCGCTGCTCAACGACGTGGGGCTCGGCTACCTCCATCTCGGCCAGGCGGCGACCACTCTGTCCGGCGGCGAGGCGCAGCGCGTCAAGCTGGCGACGGAACTGGCGAAGCGGGACACGGGTCGTACCCTCTATATCCTCGACGAGCCGACCACCGGCCTGCACTTCGAGGACGTGCGCCTGCTGCTCGAGGTATTGCACCGGCTGGTCGACAAGGGGAACAGCGTCGTCGTGATCGAGCACAATCTCGACGTGATCAAGACCTCGGATTGGGTCGTCGATCTCGGCCCGGAGGGCGGTGTGCGCGGCGGGACCATCGTGGCGACCGGGACGCCCGAGGAGGTGGCACGCGTGCCGGGTTCCCACACCGGCCGCTTCCTGGCGAGGACGCTGGGCATCAGCTGA
- a CDS encoding serine/threonine protein kinase, with amino-acid sequence MTELTLDELRPRFAAQYALERELGRGGMGIVFLARELSLDRMVAIKLLPPQLAKDPAIRERFLREARTAAQLSHPNIVPIYRADTADELVYFAMGFVDGETLAERLAARGPLPPAEAVRVLREAAWALAYAHARGVVHRDVKPENIMLERGTGRVTVTDFGIARDVRASALTADGMVMGSVHYMSPEQVAGTEIDGRSDLYALGVVAFQLLSGRLPFDAPQASAVLLMQATRAAPALSEMAPGVPGPLALVVDRCLRKDPAERYATGEALAEALTQALQQAQSGPSAVPDEVLTEEAAKSIWLRAAQLQADAARRVQARSAQAEAFATGVQSSAPTSGYRRVDVEAAAVEAGIGSEFVQLALAELPGDAAGSALPIVASEGRDRFATFIVGTSDRSMQVTSTMHATPVQTLEAIGKIFPAHPWELLFRDTVGGHPLDGGVLTFGVRALSSGDYVGGTRLSMLRYYLSVIDAYQLRVTLHAHPTDPRRCEVTITTDLRSGVAKNAKVGFWLGAGLGGGGGAVGVGLAAAKGAFLLAAPIGLAAFAVIGGAMVGLYRVSFRYGLNRARKELEAMLEAVQGSIRSQDIFGAPRPATPQLPRAGDGGPSGDPRGA; translated from the coding sequence GTGACCGAGTTGACGCTTGACGAGCTTCGCCCACGGTTCGCCGCCCAGTACGCGCTCGAGCGCGAGCTCGGGCGGGGCGGCATGGGCATCGTCTTTCTCGCCCGCGAGCTGTCGCTCGACCGGATGGTCGCGATCAAGCTGCTGCCGCCGCAGCTCGCCAAGGACCCCGCCATCCGCGAGCGCTTCCTCCGGGAGGCACGGACGGCCGCCCAGCTCTCTCATCCCAACATCGTCCCGATCTATCGTGCCGACACCGCCGACGAGCTGGTGTACTTCGCCATGGGATTTGTCGACGGCGAGACCCTCGCCGAGCGCCTCGCCGCGCGCGGGCCGCTGCCGCCCGCCGAGGCGGTGCGCGTCCTGCGCGAGGCGGCCTGGGCGCTCGCCTACGCGCACGCGCGCGGCGTGGTCCATCGCGATGTGAAGCCGGAGAACATCATGCTGGAGCGGGGCACCGGGCGGGTCACGGTGACCGACTTCGGCATCGCACGGGACGTGCGGGCGTCCGCGCTCACGGCGGACGGCATGGTGATGGGGTCGGTGCACTACATGAGCCCCGAGCAGGTGGCCGGCACCGAAATCGATGGACGCAGCGATCTGTACGCGCTTGGTGTCGTCGCCTTCCAGCTCCTGAGTGGCCGGCTGCCGTTCGACGCGCCGCAGGCCTCGGCTGTGCTGCTGATGCAGGCGACCCGCGCGGCGCCGGCGCTGTCGGAGATGGCGCCCGGCGTGCCGGGCCCGCTCGCGCTCGTCGTCGATCGCTGCCTGCGGAAGGACCCGGCCGAGCGTTACGCCACCGGTGAGGCGCTCGCCGAGGCGCTGACCCAGGCGCTCCAGCAGGCGCAGAGCGGGCCCAGCGCGGTGCCCGACGAGGTCCTGACCGAGGAGGCCGCGAAGTCGATCTGGTTGCGCGCCGCGCAGTTGCAGGCCGATGCCGCACGCCGCGTCCAGGCCCGCTCGGCACAGGCCGAGGCCTTCGCGACCGGCGTGCAGTCCTCCGCGCCGACCAGCGGCTATCGGCGGGTGGACGTCGAGGCCGCCGCGGTCGAGGCCGGGATCGGCTCCGAGTTCGTCCAGTTGGCCCTCGCCGAGTTGCCGGGGGACGCCGCGGGGAGTGCGCTTCCGATCGTGGCCAGCGAGGGGCGCGACCGCTTCGCGACCTTCATCGTCGGGACGAGCGATCGTTCGATGCAGGTCACCAGCACCATGCACGCGACCCCGGTGCAGACGCTCGAGGCAATCGGCAAGATCTTTCCGGCGCATCCCTGGGAGCTGCTCTTCCGCGACACGGTCGGTGGGCATCCGCTCGATGGCGGGGTGCTGACATTCGGCGTGCGCGCGCTCTCGTCAGGCGATTATGTCGGCGGAACCCGCCTCTCCATGTTGCGCTACTATCTCTCCGTCATCGACGCCTACCAATTGCGCGTGACGCTGCATGCGCATCCAACGGACCCGCGGCGCTGCGAAGTCACCATCACGACTGACCTGCGAAGCGGCGTCGCCAAGAATGCCAAGGTGGGGTTCTGGCTCGGCGCAGGCCTTGGCGGCGGGGGCGGCGCGGTCGGGGTCGGCCTGGCCGCGGCCAAGGGCGCGTTCCTGCTGGCGGCGCCGATCGGGCTCGCGGCGTTTGCCGTCATCGGGGGTGCCATGGTCGGGCTGTATCGCGTCTCCTTCCGATACGGACTCAATCGGGCGCGGAAGGAACTGGAGGCGATGCTCGAGGCCGTCCAGGGCTCCATCCGGTCGCAGGATATCTTCGGGGCGCCGCGGCCGGCAACACCGCAGTTGCCCCGCGCGGGCGACGGAGGCCCATCGGGTGATCCGCGCGGCGCCTGA
- the sdaAB gene encoding L-serine ammonia-lyase, iron-sulfur-dependent, subunit beta, with product MVSLLDIIGPVMVGPSSSHTAGACRIGLIARALVGGTPDQALVELHGSFARTGVGHGTDRAIAGGLLGYQPDDERLRESLDAAKAVGLIVEFKNTTLRGDHHPNTTRIHVTRGERSAVLTGSSLGAGRIMITAIDGFPVEVSGAYTTLVAVAKDVPGSVASVANALAEDAVNVATMRVFRRQRGGDAIHIYELDHAPSAQALARIQALTALKTVRIIERVA from the coding sequence ATGGTCTCACTGCTCGACATCATCGGTCCCGTCATGGTCGGTCCCTCGTCGTCGCACACGGCGGGGGCCTGCCGCATCGGCCTGATCGCCCGTGCGCTCGTCGGCGGCACGCCCGACCAAGCGCTGGTTGAACTGCATGGCTCGTTTGCCCGCACCGGGGTCGGACATGGCACTGATCGCGCCATCGCCGGCGGCCTGTTGGGCTACCAGCCCGATGACGAGCGGTTGCGCGAATCTCTCGACGCCGCCAAAGCCGTGGGGCTCATCGTCGAGTTCAAGAACACCACGCTCCGCGGCGACCATCATCCCAACACCACCCGCATCCATGTCACCCGCGGCGAGCGCTCGGCCGTCCTGACCGGTTCGTCGCTCGGCGCCGGCCGCATCATGATCACCGCGATCGACGGCTTTCCCGTCGAGGTGTCCGGCGCCTATACGACGCTCGTGGCCGTGGCGAAGGACGTGCCGGGCAGCGTTGCCAGCGTCGCCAACGCGCTGGCTGAGGACGCCGTGAACGTGGCGACGATGCGCGTCTTCCGCCGCCAGCGCGGTGGCGATGCCATTCACATCTACGAACTCGACCACGCCCCCTCCGCCCAGGCGTTGGCCAGGATTCAGGCGCTCACGGCGCTGAAGACCGTGCGCATCATCGAGCGGGTGGCCTGA
- the sdaAA gene encoding L-serine ammonia-lyase, iron-sulfur-dependent, subunit alpha encodes MYDVLLEAVDAAEQQGISLGELALRTEAETGLRTREEVEAGLRRALHVMQHAVERGLVGDLHSVSGLVGGDAHRLANARGPLANTIFTDALAAALAVQEVNAAMGVIVAAPTAGGAGVLPGTLLGIARRHPVSEEAMVRALATAGLIGAVVAVRASLSGAEGGCQAETGAAAGMAAGAGVELLGGTPRQAMHAVALTMQGTLGLVCDPLGGLVEVPCVYRNATGAAMALAGIEMALAGVEFPIPVDEVIDTMGQIGREMDVRYRETAGGGLAATPTGRRLAKARLVQLKPKKGSTS; translated from the coding sequence ATGTACGACGTGTTGCTGGAGGCGGTCGACGCCGCCGAACAACAGGGGATTTCGCTCGGCGAACTCGCCCTCCGCACCGAAGCGGAAACCGGGCTGCGGACACGCGAGGAAGTCGAGGCCGGGCTGCGCCGTGCATTGCATGTGATGCAGCACGCCGTGGAACGCGGCCTGGTCGGCGACCTCCACTCGGTCAGCGGACTCGTCGGCGGCGATGCCCACCGCCTCGCCAACGCGCGGGGCCCGCTCGCCAACACGATCTTCACCGACGCCCTGGCGGCCGCGCTCGCGGTGCAGGAAGTCAACGCGGCGATGGGCGTCATCGTGGCCGCGCCGACCGCCGGCGGGGCCGGGGTGCTGCCGGGGACGTTGCTGGGAATCGCGCGCCGCCATCCGGTCTCCGAGGAGGCGATGGTCCGTGCGCTCGCCACGGCCGGGTTGATCGGGGCGGTGGTTGCCGTGCGGGCGTCGCTCAGTGGCGCCGAGGGAGGGTGTCAGGCCGAGACGGGCGCCGCCGCCGGGATGGCTGCAGGCGCGGGCGTCGAGTTGCTCGGCGGTACCCCCAGGCAGGCGATGCACGCCGTCGCCCTCACGATGCAGGGGACCCTCGGCCTGGTCTGTGATCCACTCGGCGGACTGGTCGAAGTCCCCTGCGTCTACCGGAACGCCACGGGCGCCGCGATGGCCCTGGCCGGGATCGAAATGGCCCTCGCCGGCGTCGAGTTCCCGATCCCGGTGGATGAGGTCATCGACACCATGGGGCAGATTGGCCGTGAAATGGACGTGCGGTACCGCGAGACGGCCGGCGGCGGCTTGGCGGCGACGCCGACCGGGAGGCGCCTGGCCAAGGCGCGGCTGGTGCAGCTCAAGCCAAAGAAAGGCTCGACCAGCTGA
- a CDS encoding PspA/IM30 family protein has translation MGIFDRFATMLRSNLNDLISRAENPEKMLNQLIVDMRSQLDKARQQVAQAIADEKKLEADSIAMKKQAEDWERRAMLAVQEGRDDLAKQALMRYNEALQGAQQLHETWAKSKQETDSLKGSLRQLNEKIEEAKRKKNILVARARRAEAQQRIQDTLSGMGDKSAFESFERMQEKIENNERKALAAAELQEEFTGDKLAKEFEQLEYHGSSDQQLLELKAKMGMLSAPKAEAPKQLGQGGETIITESSGS, from the coding sequence ATGGGGATCTTCGACCGTTTCGCCACGATGCTCCGCTCCAACCTCAACGACCTCATCTCCCGGGCCGAAAATCCCGAGAAGATGCTGAATCAGTTGATCGTGGACATGCGCAGCCAGCTCGACAAGGCACGGCAGCAGGTGGCCCAGGCGATCGCCGACGAGAAGAAGCTTGAGGCCGATTCGATCGCGATGAAGAAGCAGGCCGAGGACTGGGAGCGTCGCGCGATGCTCGCGGTGCAGGAAGGCCGCGACGACCTCGCCAAGCAGGCCCTGATGCGCTACAACGAGGCGTTGCAGGGTGCCCAGCAGTTGCACGAGACCTGGGCCAAGAGCAAGCAGGAGACCGACTCGCTCAAGGGCTCGCTCCGGCAGCTCAACGAGAAGATCGAGGAAGCGAAGCGGAAGAAGAACATCCTGGTGGCCCGCGCCCGGCGCGCCGAGGCCCAGCAGCGCATCCAGGACACGCTCTCCGGCATGGGCGACAAGAGCGCATTCGAGTCGTTCGAGCGGATGCAGGAGAAGATCGAGAACAACGAGCGCAAGGCGCTCGCGGCCGCGGAGCTCCAGGAAGAGTTCACCGGCGACAAGCTGGCGAAGGAATTCGAGCAGCTCGAGTATCACGGTTCGTCCGACCAGCAGTTGCTTGAGCTGAAGGCGAAGATGGGGATGCTCTCGGCCCCGAAGGCCGAGGCACCGAAGCAACTCGGCCAGGGTGGCGAAACCATCATCACGGAGTCCAGCGGATCGTGA
- a CDS encoding DUF1611 domain-containing protein, with protein sequence MVSELRHLILADGDFGPLTSKTANSIIRFQPDRVVAVLDRQHAGKTSQDILGAGGDIPVIATMREGLALGANSILIGIAPVGGRLPEEWRAWLREALEGGCNIVSGLHTFLGDDPLLAEAARTHGRRIEDLRRPPADLPVASGRAKATEAIRILTVGTDCNVGKMTAQLRLVDGLKAQGLRTNFVATGQTGIMIEGWGIAVDAVVADFIAGAAERITLQGAEGADVVLVEGQGSINHPGYSGVTLGLLHGSCPDAMILCHQASRKFIGDYRPQAWLAIPPLSEYVRLYETMASSVHPSRVIGIAMNTYDLDDEAARRACEEAARETGLPCTDPVRFDATPLVAAIAGVRR encoded by the coding sequence ATCGTGAGTGAACTGCGTCACCTGATCCTGGCTGATGGCGATTTCGGACCGTTGACGTCGAAGACGGCCAACTCCATCATCCGCTTCCAACCCGATCGGGTGGTCGCGGTGCTCGACCGGCAGCACGCCGGCAAGACGTCACAGGACATCCTCGGTGCGGGTGGCGACATTCCGGTGATCGCCACCATGCGCGAAGGACTCGCCCTCGGCGCGAACTCGATCCTGATCGGGATCGCGCCGGTGGGTGGCCGCCTCCCGGAGGAGTGGCGCGCGTGGCTGCGCGAGGCGCTCGAAGGCGGCTGCAACATTGTCAGCGGGCTCCACACCTTCCTCGGCGACGACCCGCTCCTCGCCGAGGCGGCTCGGACCCACGGTCGTCGTATCGAAGATCTGCGGCGCCCGCCCGCCGACCTCCCGGTCGCGTCGGGCCGGGCCAAGGCGACCGAGGCGATCCGGATCCTCACCGTCGGCACCGACTGCAACGTCGGCAAGATGACCGCGCAGCTGCGCCTGGTGGACGGGCTCAAGGCCCAGGGCCTCCGTACCAACTTCGTCGCCACCGGGCAGACTGGGATCATGATCGAGGGGTGGGGGATCGCGGTCGACGCCGTCGTCGCCGACTTCATCGCCGGTGCCGCCGAGCGGATCACCCTCCAGGGGGCCGAGGGCGCCGATGTGGTCCTGGTGGAGGGGCAGGGGAGCATCAACCACCCCGGCTACTCGGGGGTGACCCTCGGGCTGCTCCACGGCAGCTGCCCGGACGCAATGATCCTCTGCCATCAGGCCAGCCGGAAGTTCATCGGCGACTACCGGCCCCAGGCGTGGCTGGCCATCCCCCCGCTCAGCGAGTACGTCCGGCTGTACGAGACGATGGCGAGCTCCGTGCATCCCTCGCGCGTCATCGGGATCGCCATGAATACCTACGACCTCGACGACGAGGCGGCGCGCCGGGCCTGCGAGGAGGCGGCCCGGGAAACGGGGCTCCCGTGCACCGATCCGGTCCGTTTCGATGCCACCCCCTTGGTGGCCGCGATTGCCGGGGTTCGGCGATAG
- a CDS encoding PEP-CTERM sorting domain-containing protein gives MKNLVFALSAAALVSAAPLQAQAFSTFTANNDGVEFWDNLSDDNATCNSGYVVTGVAPITCINQRPNTWLPYTGLPATTYLNNGGNWTAVYFSGGDYSLDYLGGTPSRRCVAPCVGGDIAGANLGWGIFDLGNRTTNFTNFNTGSPLPFSGVINWSYWGLYVDLLGGGRAYSDVDPQFALFGFGRTDPNTWIAGIEDNNGQRSDWDYQDMMFRITANDGGTPQEVVPEPATMTLLATGLAGMAAAKRRRNRK, from the coding sequence ATGAAGAACCTTGTTTTCGCTCTCTCGGCCGCTGCGCTCGTCAGCGCTGCGCCATTGCAGGCCCAGGCGTTCAGTACCTTCACGGCGAACAACGACGGCGTCGAGTTCTGGGATAACCTCTCGGACGACAACGCCACGTGCAACTCGGGCTACGTCGTGACCGGCGTCGCCCCGATCACCTGCATCAATCAGCGGCCGAACACCTGGCTGCCGTACACCGGGCTTCCCGCGACGACCTACCTGAACAATGGTGGGAACTGGACGGCGGTCTACTTCTCGGGTGGCGACTACAGCCTTGATTACCTCGGCGGCACCCCGAGCCGGCGCTGCGTCGCTCCGTGCGTCGGAGGTGACATCGCCGGCGCCAACCTGGGCTGGGGCATCTTCGATCTCGGCAATCGGACCACCAACTTCACGAATTTCAACACCGGCTCGCCGCTTCCGTTCTCGGGAGTGATCAACTGGTCGTACTGGGGGCTCTACGTCGACCTCCTGGGCGGTGGCCGCGCGTACTCGGATGTTGATCCCCAGTTCGCCTTGTTCGGCTTCGGCCGTACCGATCCGAACACCTGGATCGCGGGCATCGAAGACAACAACGGCCAGCGTAGCGACTGGGACTATCAGGACATGATGTTCCGCATCACGGCGAACGATGGTGGCACGCCGCAGGAAGTCGTGCCGGAGCCGGCGACGATGACGCTGCTCGCGACGGGCCTGGCTGGTATGGCCGCCGCCAAGCGCCGCCGCAACCGGAAGTAA